From the genome of Carassius gibelio isolate Cgi1373 ecotype wild population from Czech Republic chromosome B10, carGib1.2-hapl.c, whole genome shotgun sequence, one region includes:
- the esama gene encoding endothelial cell adhesion molecule a isoform X1 yields METLTSAKLHTCLAFLSFLCCIPGDLAQLQLPQKNVEVIKGQMVVLQASYTGVEIEKNTVVWNYMSSSTEMIISYVGGKLSYSTSQFAGRVGFMHNMPNTNLSLYINNTKASDSGKYMCQVIIPGITGHTGELTLDVKVPPSVPVCQVKGRPVLKGNITLACNSDDGKPAPQYKWTKTSPTSEVFFPPAQNETAGTLKLNNLSSNMSGKYMCTASNSAGAETCYINLEVITSTNAGMIAGVTVGCIVALILIILFLVFMWTRRKDTEEDLANEIKEDAQAPKRVSWAKSGTGSDIISKNGTLSSIHTSSYPRDTKNHHHYPHSDTASILTATGSTAGYRSQPPADASLERTLPGYNTNPTPPRGPSGPPSTNGGTPHYTSVTRPASAQPQIPRQPLLPTTVTAANISRMGGVPIMVPAQNQAGSLV; encoded by the exons GTGACCTTGCCCAACTTCAGCTGCCTCAGAAAAATGTAGAAGTGATCAAAGGGCAGATGGTAGTGCTGCAGGCTTCTTACACTGGTGTGGAGATTGAGAAAAATACTGtggtttggaactacatgtcCAGCAGCACAGAAATG ATTATCTCATATGTTGGTGGAAAATTAAGTTATAGCACTTCCCAGTTTGCAGGGCGAGTTGGTTTTATGCATAATATGCCCAACACCAACCTGTCCCTGTACATTAACAACACCAAAGCATCAGACTCAGGGAAGTACATGTGCCAGGTTATTATACCAGGCATCACAGGACATACTGGAGAGCTCACCCTTGATGTTAAAG TCCCTCCTTCGGTTCCAGTTTGTCAAGTTAAAGGAAGGCCTGTTCTTAAAGGGAACATCACTCTGGCTTGTAACTCTGATGATGGGAAACCTGCACCACAATACAAGTGGACCAAGACCAGCCCCACTTCAGAAGTCTTCTTCCCTCCCGCACAAA ATGAAACAGCAGGAACATTAAAGCTGAACAATCTGAGCAGTAATATGTCAGGGAAATACATGTGCACCGCATCCAACTCTGCAGGAGCGGAGACGTGCTACATCAACCTGGAGGTCATCACAT CGACTAATGCTGGGATGATCGCTGGTGTCACAGTTGGTTGTATTGTGGCTCTCATCCTCATCATTCTCTTCCTCGTCTTCATGTGGACAAGACGGAAGGACACTGAGGAGGATTTAGCTAATGAAATCAA AGAGGATGCTCAGGCTCCCAAACGCGTCTCATGGGCCAAGAGTGGCACTGGATCTGACATCATCTCTAAAAACGGCACCCTGTCCTCCATTCACACCAGCTCTTACCCGCGAGACACCAAGAACCACCACCATTACCCTCACTCCGACACCGCGTCCATCCTCACAGCCACGGGCAGCACAGCAGGCTACCGCTCGCAGCCTCCAGCAGACGCCAGCCTGGAGCGCACATTGCCAGGCTACAACACCAACCCCACCCCACCCCGTGGACCCTCGGGACCCCCCAGCACCAATGGAGGCACACCTCATTACACCTCAGTGACCCGGCCAGCCTCCGCTCAGCCTCAGATTCCTCGTCAGCCCTTGCTGCCCACCACTGTAACTGCTGCCAACATCTCCCGCATGGGAGGGGTACCCATTATGGTGCCAGCGCAAAACCAGGCTGGCTCTCTGGTGTAG
- the esama gene encoding endothelial cell adhesion molecule a isoform X2, giving the protein MVVLQASYTGVEIEKNTVVWNYMSSSTEMIISYVGGKLSYSTSQFAGRVGFMHNMPNTNLSLYINNTKASDSGKYMCQVIIPGITGHTGELTLDVKVPPSVPVCQVKGRPVLKGNITLACNSDDGKPAPQYKWTKTSPTSEVFFPPAQNETAGTLKLNNLSSNMSGKYMCTASNSAGAETCYINLEVITSTNAGMIAGVTVGCIVALILIILFLVFMWTRRKDTEEDLANEIKEDAQAPKRVSWAKSGTGSDIISKNGTLSSIHTSSYPRDTKNHHHYPHSDTASILTATGSTAGYRSQPPADASLERTLPGYNTNPTPPRGPSGPPSTNGGTPHYTSVTRPASAQPQIPRQPLLPTTVTAANISRMGGVPIMVPAQNQAGSLV; this is encoded by the exons ATGGTAGTGCTGCAGGCTTCTTACACTGGTGTGGAGATTGAGAAAAATACTGtggtttggaactacatgtcCAGCAGCACAGAAATG ATTATCTCATATGTTGGTGGAAAATTAAGTTATAGCACTTCCCAGTTTGCAGGGCGAGTTGGTTTTATGCATAATATGCCCAACACCAACCTGTCCCTGTACATTAACAACACCAAAGCATCAGACTCAGGGAAGTACATGTGCCAGGTTATTATACCAGGCATCACAGGACATACTGGAGAGCTCACCCTTGATGTTAAAG TCCCTCCTTCGGTTCCAGTTTGTCAAGTTAAAGGAAGGCCTGTTCTTAAAGGGAACATCACTCTGGCTTGTAACTCTGATGATGGGAAACCTGCACCACAATACAAGTGGACCAAGACCAGCCCCACTTCAGAAGTCTTCTTCCCTCCCGCACAAA ATGAAACAGCAGGAACATTAAAGCTGAACAATCTGAGCAGTAATATGTCAGGGAAATACATGTGCACCGCATCCAACTCTGCAGGAGCGGAGACGTGCTACATCAACCTGGAGGTCATCACAT CGACTAATGCTGGGATGATCGCTGGTGTCACAGTTGGTTGTATTGTGGCTCTCATCCTCATCATTCTCTTCCTCGTCTTCATGTGGACAAGACGGAAGGACACTGAGGAGGATTTAGCTAATGAAATCAA AGAGGATGCTCAGGCTCCCAAACGCGTCTCATGGGCCAAGAGTGGCACTGGATCTGACATCATCTCTAAAAACGGCACCCTGTCCTCCATTCACACCAGCTCTTACCCGCGAGACACCAAGAACCACCACCATTACCCTCACTCCGACACCGCGTCCATCCTCACAGCCACGGGCAGCACAGCAGGCTACCGCTCGCAGCCTCCAGCAGACGCCAGCCTGGAGCGCACATTGCCAGGCTACAACACCAACCCCACCCCACCCCGTGGACCCTCGGGACCCCCCAGCACCAATGGAGGCACACCTCATTACACCTCAGTGACCCGGCCAGCCTCCGCTCAGCCTCAGATTCCTCGTCAGCCCTTGCTGCCCACCACTGTAACTGCTGCCAACATCTCCCGCATGGGAGGGGTACCCATTATGGTGCCAGCGCAAAACCAGGCTGGCTCTCTGGTGTAG